Within the Temnothorax longispinosus isolate EJ_2023e unplaced genomic scaffold, Tlon_JGU_v1 HiC_scaffold_104, whole genome shotgun sequence genome, the region CGAGCTGCTGAGTGATAGTCTGGTAAGTGAGTTTGACAAATTGCGCGTTCGGTATTTCTTCCGAAACGTCGttatattacttaaattatgattttctgcttatacatgtacatcagaatttatttacaaagtaAATCGATACTGATGTAATATCTAATACCATTATATCGTTTTTTGTGCTATTATGGGCTATATTATTAGACTATATTTCTATCACGGTAGGTAATAAAACTTGAAAAGATTACGACGTTAGTATTTCCTGTTTGATGTGTAAAAACGGGAAATAATAGagaaaacgttttatttctttgcgAAATAATATGGCAAatgatattgaaaaattaattttgaaaacagCTCTTATTTCCaatgttttagaaaaatgGTACGGAGATAATTAAAgtgtttaatattatcaaatttattctACAGAAATATCCTATAGAACAGATTCGCATTTGGCCCTTCAGTACACGTTCAAATCAAACCTGTAGACCTACGTTAATCGAGCCGGATGCTGATCTTCAAAAGCCCATCATCGACTGCGCGGAAAATCACAATCCGTGGAACGTATTTGTTGAACTTGTACCTCCAGACTCTGACATGACAGCGTTACCGCCTTTCGACAAGGACACTGATgttttactcttttttaaaCTCTACGATCCCAAAAATAAGAAGATTCATTACTGCGGTCATCACTATATGCCTGTTGTAGCTAAAGTCCGtaagttgaaattttaatatatatatatatatatatatatatatgtatgtatttaaatattgatatactagagagaatatattattatattttgagtgtaatttaaaaaatctaatacatataaatataatgaattttacAGAGGAGCTTAtaccaattttaaatgaacgTGCCGGATTTCCACCAGACACAGAACTCGCTTTATATGAGGAAATTAAACCAAATTTAGTCGAGAAAATAGACAACCTATCGGAGCCTTTGGAAAAAGTTCTGGAGGAATTAATGGACGGTGACATCATCGTATTTCAAAAGGAAGGAGACAATGAAATGTACGAACTTCCAACGTGTcgagaatattttaagtaagTAACAAGTAAACGCTCTAACACTTTCATCTCTTTTTGCTAATGTATCTTGAGAATCCTATCTTtgaatatctataatattgcAATACGCTTGCTAATTTAACGCGATTTGCATTTCAGAGATCTATTCTATAGGGTAGAAGTAACGTTTTGTGATAAACTGATTCCGAACGACCCAGGTTTTACAATGGAACTTTCGTTAAGAATGACATATGATCAAATGGCAAAGGCTGTAGCGCAACGAGTCGGCACAGATCCGTATCttttacaattctttaagtGTCAAAAGTAAGAATTGATTCCTGCTTCTTTGTACtaataatgttacattaaaagttattttaaagtGCTTTGAGAGAAAGGGTTATATTCCGAGATTCTGTTTGCAGTTACAAAGATTCTCCCGGCCATCCTTTAAAGTGTACATTTGACGGCACGCTCAAAGAATTGGTTGCGTACTGCAAAAcgaaagtaaagaaattattttatcagcaGCTCAGTATTAGGGTGAACGAGCTAGAAAACAAGAAACAGTTCAAGTGCATATGGGTAGGGCCGTCGCTtaaggaggagaaggagatgATTCTTTACCCAAATAAAAACGGCACTGTTGCTAATTTACTCGAGGAGGCTAAGAAGCAGGTAGAATTATCGGAAAACGGATCGGGGAAACTGAGGATATTAGAAATGACTTGCAACAAGCTGTCACCCGGCCCCGTGGACGATACACCATTAGATCACTTAAACACATCAGGCACCAAGTTGTATAGGATAGAAGAAATACCGGTTGACGAAGTGAATCTAGCAGAGGGCGAAATGCTAGTTCCTGTTGCGCATTTTCACAAAGAGGTTTTCTCAACGTTCGGTATACCCTTCTTCTTCAAGATCAAGCACGGCGAACCTTTTCCCAAAATGAAGGACAGGTTGTTAAAGAAATTAGGGGTCCAGGAGAAAGAATTTGAAAAGGTAGGCATCCTTAGTTAATCTTTTTTGATCTTTTATgagaattcataaaaaaactttgaaGTTTAAGTTTGCGGTGGTGACAATGGGGAAGCCACAGTTCATCATCGACTCGCCGGAATCTTGTATCAAAATTGAGGATTTCCTTCCCAGATATACCAGTCAgagtaagtaaaaaaaaaaaacaccatTTATCTGTCCTTTTCGAATGTATAACGTAAAGCGAGCGTAAAATCGCATGACTACTATATTCGATATATAGAGTACTACCGACCCAATGCTAGtgaagaataaattttctagTTTATCCACTTTTAAACGCAGGCACATCACCACACAGGCCTTGGCTTGGCCTGGAACACGTCAACAAAGCGCCAAAGCGCTCTCGTATCAACTACCTCGAAAAGGCCATTaagatttacaattaaatttccaCCACacgaagaaagaaattaaattaggcAGCCactcataataatttatacgatTCTGTATAGTAAGAGAGCGTCGTCTAACATATTGAAGGTTGGAAAAATGCGTTCAATGTATTCGTTTCTTCAGCCAGATTACGTACGCGATTTTAATACTGCAAGAGCGACATTGGAAGGTAAATCAATGCTTGGTATACGATGGAGTAAAAAAACTATCGTGAAATGTGCAGTGCTATTTTATGCATCATGAAGAGCGATGATATAGTTCCTCAATTCGAATTTGTAAAGATTTTACGTAATGGCTCGATAGCTTATTTTGGCGTCACTCAGTATGGATTTTCGCCTAGACTTCGAAAACGATTTGATTACGAAATGCACGTATATTGTATCTAATATTATTGTCTGATAATTACCTCTAATAaactatttctttcttttttttaattttattaggaAACTGAGACTTAAAAAATTCCGGTTCTCTTACCCTATCATATAGAAGTTGTATGTAATCGTTATGTCCTAAGAGGTGCCGTATTATATTCTACATgatgttatatttaacgctCATCGGCATCGAGAAAGAAATCGTTCGTCTTATGCCGTATCTGCAAGATGTTTGAAATGTAGATTTTTGCCATTAAAAACAGGAACAGtgcagaatttttaatttgcattaaagattttaaaggtttcattcaaattttaatatttaacgagtttatttaattgaatttgaaaTGCACATCAAGgttctttcaaatttttttgtgtttataAACAAAGCATATAGAATTATGCTgctcttttattttacgtcacgtcataaaaaaaatagagaagaaaGTGCATAAATACAATTTCTCTAAATTGCCTTTCAAACATCCtggaataattttctttgcgTTTGAGTgtaatttttgtgttattttctattatatgttttatgttgaaactgtgaaattttacaagtataaaaatataaaataagagatCGGCGAAACGAGTGACTTAAATTagacgaaaaaaaattctcgacGAGATGCAAACACTTGTAATAAGATATTCGCGGttttttccccctttttttaaattttagagtAGAATGAGCAAAACTGTCGGCCCACTTTTAAGGAATGATGTAGGAGTAACGAttcaattaagaaattatagcATTCTATTTGATCATAAATTAACgatttatttctctattttatatttctaatttgtaaCACGGCAAAAGTAGATGAGTCACTCTCAGCAAGGTAACCTGCGTCTTGTGCAAGATCTGTCGTTTGCGGATCCTTATTTATCGTTTTCCACACTTTACTGTGATCAACTCAACTTAGGCAACAGCATGTATTTAAACACCACGCCGGCTCTCGAACATTTGAAATAGCATAATTGTAAATGTCAAGGAGGATGCTGAGCTTTCTACGtggattatttaataaatttctttttaagttGAGGAACTGTTTACTGTGGTCGTCTTAAGGTTTTAATGAGATCCGTCAAGTTCGTAAGCTTAGACGTTAATTGAactattttgaatatttaaaattatcgaattaCAGACTACAAGAGAATCGTTTCGAGGGCATACGAGAGCAAAGTTTGCAGTACGGTAGTATACCGAATAGTATaccgatacatatatataaacgtgaATTATATGCTAAGGTTTCGACGGATTTGCGCGGCAATTCGTCGAAAGCGATGACGAAAGCTTTGCGCTATCTGattgattaataattcaaCCGAGAGAAACCTACACAATACGTAATGGTTCTTGAAGAAGACTGGGTGCATAAGTTAAGCGAGAGCGTGGCACACGCGCaaagtattttgtaaaaacaaaactaaATGTGGCTGTACAGGCTGTTCGATCGTTCGGTGGCGTATAATCGTAATCTCAATATCGTATATCTAAAGCCAATTCCAAATTACGTACCTAtatttacgtttattatttactgCAATCTATTCGGAATAATTTATTGGCATGCTTGTTAAATGAGTTATCAAGGTAAAtgcgagagagggagagagagagagagagaaagagtgaaagtgtgtgcgtgcgtatcATAATGCGTGTTTgtcataataaatttcaaatcgaGCTATAAAGAGCATCATCGAAGATCTAATCACAGAAGAGATATCTCCCACGAACACAGCTGAAATAGTATCTTTGTATGCCTAAAAGTTGGTGTTCGCAGTATCGTTACATTATAACCGCGTATGTTCCTgactgcattttttttctttagcgCTATCCTTTTTAGGTGAACAAGGGGAAAAGGGATTGATCACTTTACAAAAGGTCTGTGCCGAATAACAAGTGGAAAATATGCTAACGATAGATCTCTTGTGGTAGAAGCGGCGGTAATGATGTTTTATTCGCAAGAGAAAGAGCGGGAGAAAAGAAAGCGAGACAGAATTGCAAGCATTAACGTAGCGGACGATCACGATAGATATCAATATGAgaatcacattttattatttatattacttatatgtatattatataatagaattatataatatatgtatattatatataaatatatatatatacatatatatgtatatttcgttGTTAGGTTCCTTGGGGATTATTGCTAACAGCAATCCTGAAGTCGAAGCTGACACACAAAACGACAAAAAAGTATACCTTTTTTGCAAGGGAAACCAAGAGAAAAGAAATCGTGTTAGATCTGAAATAAAAAGCCGcatttaagttaattaattgtactGTCCACGGTATCGGCGACGCGCGATTGTAACGAGCGGCACGCGAGGGAGAGAACAAGCCGGGACAATCCGGCGTACGACCGCTATATAATAATAGGTTGTACACCAAATATCTTTTGCGTTTTTGTAGAGCTGATCTTATAAAGCAAACTGCTCAACACTGCGATTGTAAATCTGAATATTTGATAGTTCATTTCTAGGGAGGCGAAACAATTAAGTGCGATGCAGGTATGCGtaaggaataataataaaagcaatacaACTGCAGGCGTCGTTATTTTTCAACATCACGTCGTTGTTTCTCAGCGAGAAGAGATGCCTTTTAAAACTTCTTTTGTATCATTATCTATTAGGTGTCGACGGTACGCTCAACGAAAACAGGAGGTAATATAGTTCAAACGCGGTCATGTGGCGATAAGAAGAGGCATCTCACAGCATCAGCGGATTAAGAAGAGAGATAGTACGATTAAAAAGCTTCGACTGCATTCTTGTAATCTCGTGCTTTGCGGGCGTAGGCTAAACACGTTTGAGTAGATCTCATTTTTACATTGAGTcaacagaaatttatatttgcttcGAAAAAGCACAGTGTATGCAAGCGTAGTTAATTGACTTTCTCCAACGTTACATTGGAATTTTCTTACGGTCGATCAACTTCCTTTCGCCTAAGTATCACGTTGCCACTGGATATCATTCATGATATCATGATACAAATAACAGATTAAGAAACTGTCAAACTGAACACTAAAATTAATTGCGCGACAACGCGTGGGTCAGTGATAAGAGAAGTCGATGTTACATACTCGCCTGCTTTTTTGAAGATTCTTTGtggcttttttcttttaaatcatACACCTGATATGTGATACATCATCttcgatatttaaatgtaatacgaAGTGCGCCTTTTTCAGATATAGGCTACCTATATAGAAAAACGTATTAagttataactattataatattgaacgCCAGAGAAAGtcacaaaaaaagaaacgtaaaaattgacatcaaattctttatatattcatttagGACTCTGTGAACAATTAACAATAACCAcaagtaaattttatagaCAATGactgttataaaaaaagtaattctaACAAACTCAAAATCAACCTAAGTGatctttatatattgattCATGTTGAGCATAAGATTGAATATATAGAAATGAGGAATTTGTTTAATCCTAATTGACTACGTTTATGAAAGTTCTCGCATGAAGAATTTGCGAAACTTTCCTGCATTAGAGAGTCATCATCGCCGAAAGCGATCTGGactaaaaagtattactagTAAGAAGGTACTTTCACCTCGGCGGAGAGCATAATTTTGCTACATCGTATTACTCCGTTGTCAGTCTTTCTCGGCTATGCATCAAGTGCCGCAGTTCGTACACACCGTAGATCCACATGTTATAGTGTTATACTGAACCGCGTCGGCGACTATTCCGAACTCCGAGAGAATAGTAGCTCGTTCTATTGTGTGTCCTGGTCGCCCTCGTGCCCGTCGTATCGCCTTATCAGAACGTCGCGTTATCAGAACGATGTAATTTTCAACTCTCTCCGTTCACGAGTTTTGGACTTGGACGAAGCTATCGTCAGACACAATAATTGTGTATTTCATATCTTTCGTTATAtcctgttttttatttaatttcaaaatccattctttttctctttctgcctccttctctctttatatAGACATGTTTCGTTATTGTCTctattcttctttctttattttaatctgtccattcttttttctttctttctaccTCTTTCCGTCTTTAGTTAGATGTATTCTGTTATTGTttctattatctattttttattttcgcctCTTTCTTTCCTCGGATAGAGACTTCTATAGTCATGGTTCCTGTtctccttttttaattttaatttgtgcgtttttcttttctttctgctTCTATCCCTCTTTAGATAGCTATGTTTCGTTATTGTTTctgttctctttttcttatttctgcctctttctttcctcagataaagatttttatcgtCATGTCGTTtctgttctctttttttttatttcaatccgtgcattcttttttcttcttgccttttttcctctttagATAGATACTTTCGTCATGTATACTCACTATATAAAAGAgctatatacatttttgttgcAATGAAAAGATTCTTTTGTTATGACGGCGTTCGTTCGTACAATTATTTACTATAGTAATCGACTATAATCGACATTAATATCCACAAGATGCCATGTTTCACGACCCAAGTAGCAAAGATGACGTCCACGCCATTTGACGTCATTTCGCTACTTGGGGAATGACAACTATAGTCTgcattaataaagaattaattgctCGTACACTTCTGCGagacatatttttctattcgaTCGATCCGTTGCGATTACTGTCATACATTCGTTACGCAATTTGCAAATTCGCAAACAAGCTATTCTCGGATATCGGGAATAgcgtgataaaatatatcagaaaagaaaaacataacGAAAGAAGGAGGGACTTGATCGCATCTCTTTTCGGAATTTAGTTGGATCgaggagaaagaaaacgagaaaatctttaaaaaagcGTGTGTCTTATCTAGATCATAAAGTATCTCTGATAGGTAAAACATTAGTTTATAAAGCTGAACCGAGAGATCTCCAAATCGACGCGCTCCGTCATCGCTAAAGGCAAATATAAGATCTCGGTAAGTAACAAGACGAGATTAGGAGAGGCAGGCGCGCGTGATAGGGGAAGGCATCCGGAAGtttaattagagaaaaaaaaacaacgctGACCGGACTGGCCGGTTTAGACGCTGCGGAGAAAAAGTCGTCGATCATGCGCTCGCTTTCGAATCACGCGATTTGCCTTCACGAGACCACAGTATATACTGTGACGGGATCTACACAGCTGTCTGCTGTCCGTCGAAGCGATTTGCTTTGCGTATTGTGCATTGTGCATCGTGTCGCGCGCGTTACACggtccttctctttttcttttgtttcgcAATGCTACCGATGGAGCATTTTTCCTGAAGAACCGAAGATGCTTCGACGGAAATTCCGTCGCTGCCATCCgcgaatttgaaaaaataaaataaaaattggaaatctACATAAAATCGGTGTTTTATCAAGATATCGTAAACGTATAATGATAACAATAACGGtttgaaacatatttatcaTGCGcggaaaaattcatattacgTGAGAGTGAAAacgtaaaacaataaaatcaaactTCGAAATAAGTATAAAGGTAATATAAGTGAGAAAATATCTTCCGTGAAAAGACATTTCTATCAAGcttaattcttataatttttaagtgcgCATCTTTGCATGTCCTGTATCTTTGCCTTCTCTGGtccttctttaattctttctgGATggttattttgaaaaatactcAGAACGCTACGAAAAATTGCGCGTTTAAGGGTGAAAAAGCATCGTAAGAAGCATCTGAATATCAGTTCAAGGGATCCTGGAAAATATCTGAAAAGTGCGGAAACCATAATCGGCGCGCacgcgacgtcgtcgtcgcgagaCACGTGGGCAGTGTGGGCACGAGTCGCGGACGCCTCGCGTCTGCGCCTTTATATCGGCGTCCACGAGACGCGACGTGTTTCGTCGCGCGATATTTCGCGGCTGTCGTGTCGATAAACGACCCGGGCGTTCGTGCCTCGATTCTGCGAGCAGAAATTGAGGAATTGCAAATATTGCAATTGGGTCCAGCCAGCCAGCCTCGCACGAAGTAGACGTCTACAGGGACGTGCCGACGTGCGAGACACGTGCACAAACACCATCAATCGACCAGCCGCGATCGCTGCCGGCTGACTGCGTAGTGCGTAGTGCCGTGCCGAGTGCGTGTCGCGCACGCACACAATACACATACGCCACGTGCGCGCGACAAAGATGGCTGGGAATTGGTCGAGTTTGAATCGGCGCGGTTTTCAATTGGTCGAGAACCTGCTGCGCGCCCGCGGCCGACATATAAAGGACTTTGCCGATCAAGGACGCCTCGCAGACGCGTACGGCCCTCCGCGTAGCCGAGGTTATCATCTCTCGACCACGTGTTGCACACCGGAACTAGTGagtatatttttcgagtaatCATTTATCAGTAATTATTGTTGATATAGTTTTGTTCGcgatcgcgccgcgcgccgtaaTGATTTATGTGCGATAATAACCCGCAATTGGCGTGTATTTGCGCTATTTTTCGAATTTACGAAAGTGAAAAGTCCTCTTTCATGGACAACCGGTAGCTTAACAGCCGAAGATGATCCTCGAGATCATTTTCGGATATTCATGTAAAATCAACGCAAAAGTCGAAACGATTTAAAGCTCTTTGTTTGCAGTCATGGCTTCCGATAGCCCGAGAACGAGCGTTAGAATGCGTTCTAGCTTCTTTGATTGTACTTGATTAGCATTTTGCCAGGGCCGTAGCTGAGCCGAAGCGAAATGGGAGGGTCCCTGCCGACCGTGAGAAAGAGcggcaatttttatattaattattaaataaaatagaattttcagAGATCAGtctgagaaatttatttaaattctttctttaaatttataagtttaatAGTTATAAGTTTTACGAtcattctaaatttaaaagaataatgcaGGTTTACCTGCATATTATACTTTACTTTCTTATATATTCGCGGCTTTGaacagtttttatataacacgtgcgtggaaagtggcccattacgcgcgtGTTTTTtgtgcgacaaatagccaCGTCCACACACGAAAAA harbors:
- the LOC139823462 gene encoding ubiquitin carboxyl-terminal hydrolase 7-like isoform X2 is translated as MTVNVLLEDSFDGHQGNDLYDPEHALYRVFRVRKQATVHEFLELLSDSLKYPIEQIRIWPFSTRSNQTCRPTLIEPDADLQKPIIDCAENHNPWNVFVELVPPDSDMTALPPFDKDTDVLLFFKLYDPKNKKIHYCGHHYMPVVAKVQELIPILNERAGFPPDTELALYEEIKPNLVEKIDNLSEPLEKVLEELMDGDIIVFQKEGDNEMYELPTCREYFKDLFYRVEVTFCDKLIPNDPGFTMELSLRMTYDQMAKAVAQRVGTDPYLLQFFKCQNYKDSPGHPLKCTFDGTLKELVAYCKTKVKKLFYQQLSIRVNELENKKQFKCIWVGPSLKEEKEMILYPNKNGTVANLLEEAKKQVELSENGSGKLRILEMTCNKLSPGPVDDTPLDHLNTSGTKLYRIEEIPVDEVNLAEGEMLVPVAHFHKEVFSTFGIPFFFKIKHGEPFPKMKDRLLKKLGVQEKEFEKFAVVTMGKPQFIIDSPESCIKIEDFLPRYTSQSTSPHRPWLGLEHVNKAPKRSRINYLEKAIKIYN
- the LOC139823462 gene encoding ubiquitin carboxyl-terminal hydrolase 7-like isoform X1, with product MTVNVLLEDSFDGHQGNDLYDPEHALYRVFRVRKQATVHEFLELLSDSLKYPIEQIRIWPFSTRSNQTCRPTLIEPDADLQKPIIDCAENHNPWNVFVELVPPDSDMTALPPFDKDTDVLLFFKLYDPKNKKIHYCGHHYMPVVAKVQELIPILNERAGFPPDTELALYEEIKPNLVEKIDNLSEPLEKVLEELMDGDIIVFQKEGDNEMYELPTCREYFKDLFYRVEVTFCDKLIPNDPGFTMELSLRMTYDQMAKAVAQRVGTDPYLLQFFKCQNYKDSPGHPLKCTFDGTLKELVAYCKTKVKKLFYQQLSIRVNELENKKQFKCIWVGPSLKEEKEMILYPNKNGTVANLLEEAKKQVELSENGSGKLRILEMTCNKLSPGPVDDTPLDHLNTSGTKLYRIEEIPVDEVNLAEGEMLVPVAHFHKEVFSTFGIPFFFKIKHGEPFPKMKDRLLKKLGVQEKEFEKFKFAVVTMGKPQFIIDSPESCIKIEDFLPRYTSQSTSPHRPWLGLEHVNKAPKRSRINYLEKAIKIYN